TTGCGACTCTACCTACCGCTTGCTTGTCAAAACGCAAAACTGTAGTGTCCGATACACGCAAGAAAATAGAAGTTTCATCTACCGCATCCACAGTACCATGAATACCACCGATTGTGACTACTTCGTCTCCACGCTTTAAACTATTTTGCATCTCTTTCGCTGCTTTCTGTCTCTTCTGAGCAGGACGAATAAGTAAAAACCACATAATAGCCACCATGATGACTAGTGTGAAAATACCACCGTATTGTTCCATCATTAAATATTTTCCCCCTTCCTGAAGCATCATTTTTTATTATACAAGATTTAAAAGTTTTTTGCATTCGGTTTGTTGAAGCCGTATTGCTCAAAAAACTCTTCGCGGAAATCACCGAGGCGATCTTCACGTATTGCCTGACGCACTTGCTCCATTAAATTCAGCAAGAAGTGCAGGTTATGATAGGACGTCAACCGTATGCCAAATGTTTCACCCGCACGAATTAAATGACGAATATAGGCACGACTATAATTTTTGCACGCGTAACAATCACAGTTCGGATCAAGCGGACCAAAATCTCGTTCATACTTCGCATTTTTGACAACTACACGACCTTCACTTGTCATCAATGTACCGTTACGTGCAATACGCGTCGGCAAGACACAGTCGAACATATCGATTCCACGGATCGCACCGTCGATCAATGAGTCTGGAGATCCAACACCCATTAAATAACGAGGCTTATCTTGTGGAAGCAACGGTGTCGTGAAATCCAGCACTTTATTCATAATATCTTTTGGCTCCCCGACAGACAATCCACCGATTGCGTAGCCTGGGAAATCCATCGATACTAGATCACGTGCACTTTGCTTACGAAGATCTTCAAATTCGCCACCTTGTACGATACCGAATAGTCCTTGATCTGTTGGACGTCCATGTGCTTCAAGGCAACGTTCAGCCCATCGTGATGTACGCTCGACACTGGCTTTCATATACTCATGCGTCGCAGGAAATGGAGGACATTCATCAAACGCCATCATAATGTCGGCACCCAAATCGTTTTGAATTTCCATCGCTTTTTCTGGACTCAAAAATAGCTTATCTCCATTAATATGATTACGGAAATGAACACCTTCTTCTTTAATATTGCGGAACTTACTTAAGGAAAACACTTGGAAGCCGCCGGAATCCGTTAAAATGGGACGATCCCAGTTCATGAATTTATGTAATCCGCCTGCTTCTTTCACAATTT
This window of the Sporosarcina ureae genome carries:
- the yajC gene encoding preprotein translocase subunit YajC — its product is MMEQYGGIFTLVIMVAIMWFLLIRPAQKRQKAAKEMQNSLKRGDEVVTIGGIHGTVDAVDETSIFLRVSDTTVLRFDKQAVGRVATAS
- the tgt gene encoding tRNA guanosine(34) transglycosylase Tgt, which translates into the protein MAAITYEHIKTCKQTGARLGIVHTPHGSFETPAFMPVGTQATVKTMAPEELKAMGAGIILSNTYHLWLRPGNEIVKEAGGLHKFMNWDRPILTDSGGFQVFSLSKFRNIKEEGVHFRNHINGDKLFLSPEKAMEIQNDLGADIMMAFDECPPFPATHEYMKASVERTSRWAERCLEAHGRPTDQGLFGIVQGGEFEDLRKQSARDLVSMDFPGYAIGGLSVGEPKDIMNKVLDFTTPLLPQDKPRYLMGVGSPDSLIDGAIRGIDMFDCVLPTRIARNGTLMTSEGRVVVKNAKYERDFGPLDPNCDCYACKNYSRAYIRHLIRAGETFGIRLTSYHNLHFLLNLMEQVRQAIREDRLGDFREEFFEQYGFNKPNAKNF